A genome region from Pseudanabaena sp. Chao 1811 includes the following:
- a CDS encoding EAL domain-containing protein → MRFQFSEFISQLWANRHIGRRRSRLINLIWRALPTLFAIVIILPIVHFGILQSIEFWAYNSFSNWRGDRPWDARVVIVAIDDASISKIGRFPWNRDLYRELLQKLSRTEANVIGFDILWSESSPADKPLAEAIEQHQRVVLAMAWDKSGQVLLPTKDLGNAGVAFGHILKREDADGIVRQVDLQVQDIPSLGVAMLQTYDLTTAAISPLPDLSQPLWMNWTKHSQNMPQLSFVDVIDGKIPASSFRNKIVLVGVTASGIDSLSTPLDRNPPASGVHLHAMVIQNLLQRNSLTIAKDQDVWSIALLVSLSISLLLPRHIFGLGCISAFSIAGLWFAIAFLAFSLNYWMAIAMPILLFLFTGGAISLQERWQIQRSLRIADAQILYDATHDRLTGLFNRALIEDRLNDLLYPQDLSSQSINNSSRLIAILWINLDRFKNINDIFGHPIGNLLLVEVGKCLRSCVPLTASIARFGGAEFVILLENVANEQSVLDTADRIQKRLQETFLVQGNEIAIAANIGIKFHHIDHFTQQIVDQNPPELVSPETILRDADTAMYYAKKLGNSYSKVFEVAMRERVLERLQLEKDLRQAVAIAQSPHNQDPHNQDHQEFLIYYQPIVSLRNMQIVGLEALIRWRHPKRGLISPNYFIPLAEETGLIIPIGDWIMRQACYQLKSWHQRFAKAKDITISVNLSPKQLAQDDVLEKCLNVLQQTDLEPKYLKIELTESSIMENPNFAVSILKKMQEAGINIYIDDFGTGYSSLAYLHKFPFDGLKIDRSFVNNINADNNGTEIIQAIIALAQSVNAHIVAEGIESLDQLNYLQDLLSEEGDGQGFFLFRPIDRFGIETLLKTE, encoded by the coding sequence ATGAGATTCCAATTCTCTGAGTTTATTTCGCAACTATGGGCAAACCGCCATATCGGTCGAAGGCGATCGCGTTTAATTAACCTAATCTGGCGGGCGTTACCCACCCTATTTGCGATCGTCATCATTCTTCCCATTGTTCATTTTGGGATACTCCAATCAATCGAATTCTGGGCTTACAACAGTTTTAGTAACTGGCGGGGAGATCGTCCTTGGGATGCTCGGGTTGTAATTGTTGCCATTGACGATGCGAGTATCAGTAAAATTGGTAGATTTCCTTGGAACCGTGATCTTTATAGGGAGCTTTTGCAAAAACTTAGCCGCACCGAAGCAAATGTGATTGGCTTTGATATTCTATGGTCTGAGTCGAGTCCCGCCGATAAACCATTAGCTGAAGCCATCGAGCAGCATCAAAGGGTCGTACTAGCTATGGCTTGGGATAAGTCTGGACAAGTCCTCTTACCGACTAAAGATCTGGGTAATGCAGGTGTGGCGTTTGGACATATTCTCAAACGTGAAGATGCCGATGGCATTGTCCGTCAAGTGGATTTACAAGTTCAAGATATTCCATCCTTAGGCGTAGCCATGCTCCAGACCTATGACCTGACTACTGCGGCGATATCCCCATTACCCGATTTGAGTCAGCCTCTATGGATGAACTGGACAAAGCACAGTCAAAATATGCCGCAGTTATCATTTGTTGATGTCATCGATGGCAAAATTCCTGCGTCTTCCTTTCGCAACAAAATTGTCCTAGTCGGTGTCACTGCATCGGGAATCGATAGCTTATCAACTCCCCTCGATCGCAATCCACCAGCGAGTGGAGTGCATTTACATGCAATGGTAATCCAAAACCTACTGCAACGGAATTCACTGACGATCGCCAAGGATCAAGATGTCTGGAGTATCGCTCTATTGGTGAGTCTATCGATCAGTTTACTCTTGCCAAGACACATCTTTGGGTTAGGCTGCATTAGTGCTTTTAGCATAGCTGGACTATGGTTTGCGATCGCGTTTCTTGCCTTTAGCTTGAACTATTGGATGGCGATCGCGATGCCAATTTTGTTATTTCTGTTTACAGGTGGGGCAATCAGCCTACAAGAGCGTTGGCAAATTCAGCGATCGCTGAGAATAGCTGATGCGCAAATCTTGTACGATGCCACCCATGACCGTTTGACAGGACTATTTAATCGCGCACTCATCGAAGATAGATTAAATGATTTGCTTTATCCCCAAGATTTATCTTCCCAATCCATTAATAACTCCAGTCGTTTAATAGCTATTCTCTGGATTAATCTCGATCGGTTTAAAAATATCAATGATATTTTTGGACATCCCATCGGCAATTTGCTACTAGTCGAAGTCGGAAAATGTTTGCGAAGTTGTGTACCACTTACGGCTTCCATCGCTCGTTTTGGGGGAGCAGAGTTTGTCATCTTACTAGAAAATGTAGCAAATGAGCAGTCAGTCCTAGATACCGCCGATCGCATTCAAAAAAGGCTCCAAGAAACATTTTTGGTTCAAGGCAATGAAATTGCGATCGCTGCCAATATTGGGATCAAGTTCCATCACATTGATCATTTCACCCAGCAAATAGTCGATCAGAACCCTCCTGAATTAGTATCTCCTGAAACCATCCTCAGAGATGCCGATACAGCCATGTACTATGCCAAAAAACTAGGCAATTCCTATAGCAAAGTATTTGAGGTTGCCATGCGTGAGCGTGTGCTTGAGCGACTCCAACTCGAAAAGGATTTGCGCCAAGCTGTAGCGATCGCCCAATCTCCCCACAATCAAGATCCCCACAATCAAGATCATCAAGAATTTCTAATCTACTATCAACCCATTGTCTCCCTTCGCAATATGCAGATTGTGGGATTGGAAGCTCTCATTCGCTGGCGACATCCCAAACGGGGCTTAATTTCTCCCAATTACTTCATCCCCCTTGCTGAAGAAACAGGGCTGATCATTCCCATTGGTGATTGGATCATGCGCCAAGCTTGTTACCAGCTTAAATCTTGGCATCAACGCTTTGCTAAAGCAAAAGATATCACCATCAGTGTCAACCTTTCGCCGAAGCAACTTGCCCAAGATGACGTACTTGAGAAGTGCCTCAATGTTCTCCAACAAACTGATCTAGAGCCGAAGTATCTGAAAATAGAACTAACTGAAAGTTCAATTATGGAGAATCCTAATTTTGCAGTGAGCATTCTTAAGAAAATGCAGGAAGCGGGAATTAATATCTATATCGATGACTTCGGTACAGGTTATTCTTCCCTTGCCTATCTCCATAAGTTCCCCTTTGATGGATTAAAAATAGATCGTTCCTTTGTAAATAATATCAATGCTGATAACAATGGCACGGAAATTATTCAAGCCATTATTGCGCTAGCTCAAAGTGTCAATGCCCATATCGTAGCTGAGGGGATTGAGAGCCTCGATCAGTTAAATTATCTGCAAGATTTACTTAGTGAAGAAGGGGATGGACAGGGCTTTTTCCTATTTCGACCCATTGATCGCTTTGGGATTGAAACACTTCTGAAAACTGAATAA
- a CDS encoding amino acid ABC transporter permease yields MTQNSVTLPPQASFSPWQWAKKNLFSSWFNTVLTFICIWFLYQLVSNFWIWATTKAQWAVVGSNLRLFLVGLYPVSEFWRLWSILAIAGSLSGISWGVWGRFSRTVAIAIGALSIALAILLPVDIIAKVLTLAISGVIALGFVIGQQCKRFESSSLFLAIAWFASLPVSLWLVGGNLGLTAVDVNVWNGLVLTLIVAIAGIVFSFPLGVLLALGRQSTLPLIKIFCVFYIELVRGLPLIGILFMAQVMLPLFLPAGLEVDRVLRAIAAFVFFSAAYLAENVRGGLQSIPKGQAEAARALGLSIPLTIALIILPQALKASIPAIVGQFIGLFKDTSLVAIVGLVDLMGVARTVLSQPEFIGRYAEVYLFVALIYWVFCFSMSQASQKLERKLNK; encoded by the coding sequence ATGACGCAAAACTCAGTCACACTGCCACCCCAAGCATCATTTAGTCCTTGGCAATGGGCGAAGAAAAATCTATTTAGTAGTTGGTTTAATACTGTACTCACATTTATTTGTATTTGGTTTCTATATCAACTTGTGAGTAATTTTTGGATTTGGGCAACAACTAAGGCTCAATGGGCAGTTGTGGGTAGTAACTTACGGCTATTTTTAGTGGGGCTGTATCCTGTAAGTGAATTTTGGCGATTGTGGAGTATTTTAGCGATCGCAGGAAGCCTATCAGGAATATCATGGGGTGTATGGGGTAGATTTAGTCGAACTGTGGCGATCGCTATTGGCGCATTATCGATTGCCCTCGCGATTTTGCTACCTGTTGATATCATCGCAAAGGTTTTGACTTTAGCAATTAGTGGTGTAATTGCACTGGGGTTTGTGATTGGGCAGCAATGTAAAAGATTTGAGTCGAGTTCGCTATTCTTGGCGATCGCATGGTTTGCCTCTTTGCCAGTTTCTCTATGGCTAGTGGGTGGCAATCTGGGGCTAACTGCCGTTGATGTCAATGTTTGGAACGGACTAGTTTTAACTTTAATCGTAGCGATCGCAGGAATTGTCTTCTCTTTTCCGTTAGGAGTATTACTAGCATTGGGAAGACAAAGTACTCTACCTTTGATCAAAATATTTTGTGTCTTTTATATTGAACTAGTACGTGGACTCCCTCTCATCGGCATTCTGTTTATGGCACAGGTGATGCTGCCCTTGTTTTTACCCGCAGGTCTAGAAGTTGATCGGGTCTTAAGAGCGATCGCCGCCTTTGTCTTTTTCAGTGCTGCCTATCTTGCCGAAAATGTGCGTGGTGGCTTGCAGTCAATTCCTAAAGGTCAAGCCGAAGCCGCTAGAGCCTTGGGGCTAAGCATTCCCCTAACGATTGCTTTAATCATTTTGCCGCAAGCTCTTAAAGCGTCAATTCCTGCGATCGTTGGCCAGTTCATTGGCTTATTTAAAGATACTTCCCTCGTAGCGATCGTGGGACTAGTTGATCTCATGGGTGTTGCTAGAACTGTCCTGTCACAGCCAGAATTTATCGGTCGCTATGCTGAGGTTTATCTATTTGTGGCTTTGATTTATTGGGTGTTCTGTTTCTCGATGTCCCAAGCTAGCCAGAAGTTAGAAAGAAAACTGAATAAGTAA
- a CDS encoding DUF1648 domain-containing protein yields the protein MKLPLYIVLFLFGLAIAQSVYFYPLLPDVVGSHFDAAGKVNGTSSKLVYFIVYFVSLALTSSFTVLLPLVFKYLPTSVINLPHREYWLSGDRREESLQFLNVHFSWLGVATMLLMVIIFHLTFIANLSPIKELNLPAPLVLLAAFVIFTIWWTVVLLRRFPKPS from the coding sequence ATGAAACTACCGTTGTATATCGTTCTGTTTTTGTTTGGTTTAGCGATCGCGCAAAGTGTCTACTTCTATCCATTACTGCCAGATGTTGTCGGTTCACACTTTGATGCAGCGGGTAAGGTCAATGGCACATCCTCAAAACTCGTTTACTTTATTGTCTATTTTGTATCCTTGGCACTTACTAGTTCTTTTACAGTATTACTGCCTTTAGTTTTTAAATATTTACCAACTTCCGTAATTAATTTGCCCCATCGCGAATATTGGCTATCAGGCGATCGCCGAGAAGAGTCTTTACAGTTTCTCAATGTGCATTTCTCTTGGCTTGGCGTTGCCACGATGTTGTTAATGGTGATCATCTTTCATTTGACCTTTATCGCCAATCTCAGTCCAATCAAAGAGCTGAACCTCCCTGCCCCTTTGGTTTTGTTAGCTGCCTTTGTCATATTTACGATCTGGTGGACTGTAGTACTCTTACGCCGCTTTCCTAAACCTTCATAA
- a CDS encoding FecR family protein — protein MFQNRKKFRAINLAFVTIFGLLLDLSEIALISPDVKKAQAQGGIQVRTDQWLQVEQVSGNVTYRNLYNYTNRAARVGDRLQVASDEISTGANSSAVLSVDTAVGSIYIAENTTLRINSFRVAADNGRITNLIVPRGKARLQIRKFTNRGSQLNIQTPAGISGVRGTQYIVIARSNGNMIVTTLEGRVATTAQKRTEMVNGGFENLTVMGEPPSPAVPIKNDASFSYVINRQASGSGRSILFIGYTNPFNTVKVDGRDQPLDRNGNFSIQFPAPSNLKVNVKVETPQGKVQVYEIPIL, from the coding sequence ATGTTTCAAAATCGCAAAAAGTTTAGAGCGATCAACCTTGCTTTCGTTACTATTTTTGGACTGCTCCTTGATCTATCAGAGATTGCTTTAATATCTCCAGATGTGAAAAAGGCTCAGGCTCAGGGCGGCATTCAAGTACGGACAGATCAATGGCTACAGGTTGAACAAGTCTCAGGCAATGTCACCTATCGCAATTTGTACAACTATACTAACCGTGCGGCACGAGTTGGCGATCGCTTACAGGTAGCCAGTGACGAAATTTCTACAGGCGCAAATAGTTCCGCAGTTTTAAGCGTAGATACAGCCGTAGGTTCGATCTATATCGCTGAAAATACCACTCTGCGGATTAATTCGTTTCGAGTTGCCGCCGATAATGGTCGCATCACGAATTTGATTGTCCCCCGTGGCAAGGCAAGACTCCAAATTCGCAAATTTACTAACCGTGGCTCTCAGCTTAATATTCAAACCCCTGCGGGCATCAGTGGAGTGCGGGGAACGCAGTATATTGTGATTGCTAGGTCTAACGGTAACATGATAGTTACTACCCTCGAAGGCAGGGTCGCAACTACTGCTCAAAAGCGGACAGAAATGGTAAATGGCGGATTTGAGAATTTGACAGTTATGGGTGAACCGCCATCTCCTGCTGTACCAATTAAGAATGATGCTAGTTTCAGCTATGTAATCAACAGGCAGGCTTCAGGATCTGGACGTTCTATTTTATTCATAGGTTACACTAATCCTTTCAATACAGTTAAAGTAGATGGGCGCGATCAACCTTTAGATCGCAATGGTAATTTTTCTATCCAATTTCCAGCACCTTCAAATCTCAAAGTGAATGTCAAGGTGGAAACCCCTCAGGGAAAAGTACAGGTCTATGAGATTCCAATTCTCTGA
- a CDS encoding 3-deoxy-7-phosphoheptulonate synthase, with protein sequence MSVHGISVLDENLDQIKTSDLHVVETCPLLAPVEIKTELPITPAIAKVVCNARARIRNILNGSDRRLLVVVGPCSIHDVKAAKEYAEKLAKFRDEVSDALEIVMRVYFEKPRTTIGWKGLINDPHLNGTFDINYGLRMARQLLLDVAKLGLPSATELLDPIVPQYLADLISWTAIGARTTESQTHREMSSGLSMPVGFKNGTDGSIDVAINAMLSARQPHRFLGVSNEGRSSIVTTTGNPDGHIVLRGGKQGPNYDKAHVEAIANRLRDRNLLPYMMVDCSHDNSGQDYKNQPIVLQDIADQVRNGSENIVGIMLESHLNRGKQPFPKDLSKLEYGKSITDGCINFEQTVETLTELANAVRSGRFQ encoded by the coding sequence ATGTCTGTTCACGGAATATCAGTATTAGATGAAAATTTAGACCAAATTAAAACTAGTGATCTGCATGTGGTCGAAACCTGTCCACTGCTAGCACCTGTGGAAATCAAAACCGAATTGCCAATTACCCCCGCGATCGCTAAGGTAGTTTGTAATGCTAGAGCGAGAATTCGTAATATTTTAAATGGTAGCGATCGCCGTTTGTTAGTGGTGGTTGGTCCCTGCTCGATTCATGATGTTAAGGCAGCTAAGGAATATGCCGAAAAATTAGCAAAATTCCGCGATGAGGTCAGCGATGCCCTCGAAATCGTGATGCGTGTCTATTTTGAAAAACCTCGCACCACTATCGGTTGGAAAGGTTTAATCAATGACCCACATCTTAATGGGACATTTGACATTAATTATGGTCTCCGTATGGCGCGGCAGCTACTACTAGACGTAGCGAAATTGGGCTTGCCTAGTGCCACCGAATTGCTCGATCCGATTGTGCCGCAATACCTTGCCGATCTGATCTCTTGGACAGCAATCGGTGCGCGTACTACCGAAAGCCAAACCCATCGCGAAATGTCATCGGGGCTATCGATGCCCGTTGGTTTCAAAAATGGGACTGATGGCAGCATTGATGTTGCCATTAATGCGATGCTTTCGGCACGTCAGCCCCACCGTTTTCTCGGTGTTAGCAATGAGGGTAGATCGAGTATTGTCACCACGACGGGCAATCCCGATGGTCATATTGTGTTGCGCGGTGGTAAGCAAGGTCCTAACTATGACAAGGCTCATGTGGAAGCGATCGCCAATCGTTTACGCGATCGCAATCTACTGCCCTACATGATGGTCGATTGCAGCCATGACAATAGCGGTCAAGATTACAAAAATCAACCGATTGTGTTGCAAGATATCGCCGATCAAGTGCGTAATGGTTCCGAAAATATCGTCGGCATTATGCTCGAAAGCCATCTCAATCGTGGCAAGCAACCTTTCCCCAAAGACTTGTCTAAATTAGAGTACGGCAAGAGCATTACCGATGGCTGCATCAATTTTGAGCAGACAGTTGAGACATTAACCGAGCTGGCTAATGCAGTGAGATCAGGCCGCTTCCAATAA
- a CDS encoding Uma2 family endonuclease: protein MISATLSPSLSPTEYLEWEVTQEGRYEYEYGEVIEVTGGKLENNEIALNLIVLLRSHLRGKGCRILGGDAKLMTIPSNVYYFPDVVVSCDSRDRNAREFLQYPCLIAEVLSPATESRDRGIKLRNYLKIDSLQEYMLINSDSPSIEFYRRSERTEVWEYLTINSSDLTVNDPEVQLTSIDISLPLSLIYENVDFQQS, encoded by the coding sequence ATGATTTCTGCTACTTTATCGCCTAGCCTATCACCTACAGAATATCTAGAGTGGGAAGTAACACAAGAAGGTAGGTATGAGTATGAGTATGGAGAGGTTATTGAGGTAACAGGTGGAAAGCTTGAAAACAATGAAATTGCCCTTAATTTAATTGTATTGCTCCGAAGTCATTTACGTGGTAAAGGTTGTCGTATCCTTGGTGGTGATGCGAAACTCATGACCATTCCGAGCAATGTTTATTACTTTCCTGATGTGGTTGTTAGTTGCGATTCTCGCGATCGCAACGCTAGGGAATTTTTACAATATCCTTGTTTAATTGCTGAAGTCTTATCCCCTGCTACAGAAAGTCGCGATCGCGGGATTAAGTTACGCAACTATCTAAAGATCGATTCATTACAAGAATATATGCTCATCAATTCAGATTCTCCGAGTATTGAGTTCTATCGTCGTAGCGAGCGTACAGAGGTTTGGGAATATCTAACAATCAATAGTTCTGATTTAACCGTTAACGATCCTGAAGTTCAATTAACGAGCATAGATATTAGTCTTCCACTGTCACTTATCTATGAAAATGTTGACTTTCAGCAATCCTAA
- a CDS encoding HNH endonuclease — translation MADKTQRIYIPPEVRKYVFDRNTYQCQSCHKTDLTAKTLQVDHIIPLAQGGTNDFSNLQTLCAKCNRTKSGKIDPRFRRLFSD, via the coding sequence ATGGCAGACAAGACACAACGTATTTATATTCCGCCCGAAGTCAGAAAATATGTGTTTGATCGCAACACTTATCAATGCCAAAGCTGCCATAAAACTGACCTTACCGCCAAAACCCTACAAGTTGACCATATTATTCCCCTAGCCCAAGGTGGAACCAATGATTTCAGCAATCTTCAAACTCTTTGCGCTAAGTGTAATCGCACCAAGAGCGGCAAAATCGATCCGCGATTTCGGAGATTATTCAGTGACTAA
- a CDS encoding TrkH family potassium uptake protein, which translates to MNPARTICLGFFTVISLGAFLLMLPISSSNGTWTDPITALFTATSAVCVTGLSVVDVGKFYSFWGQLFLTLLVQVGGLGYMTATSILMLLIGRRFSLRDKITLQQSLDTRGIRGGLQLVKSIIAVTILFELTGVFAMLPIFSQQMSFTESLWQSIFLSVNAFNNAGFSLFTDNLMGYVKTPMISIIIGLLIIFGGIGYQVILEGYLWLRTKFSRSRDYISLSLTFCVATSTTIALLLFGTIAIWVTEFQNNDTLGNLSLFDQIVAAWFQSVSTRTAGFNTIDNGKMTITAMFISIALMFIGASPGSTGGGIKTTTARILASCTRAALQGRDQVNLYKLQVPNGLILKAVGVAVGSLFTVICSTGLLSITDRNMSFISILFEATSAFGTVGLSTGITGSLSTAGRLVIIATMYIGRVGILLLMAAIFTDTKPSLIKYPQESMLVG; encoded by the coding sequence GTGAACCCTGCTAGAACAATTTGTCTTGGCTTTTTTACTGTCATATCCCTAGGTGCATTTTTATTAATGCTGCCCATATCCTCTAGTAATGGCACATGGACAGATCCCATCACCGCTTTATTTACCGCAACTTCGGCTGTATGCGTCACAGGACTTTCAGTCGTTGATGTCGGCAAATTTTATTCCTTCTGGGGACAGCTATTTCTAACCTTACTAGTCCAAGTAGGCGGATTAGGATATATGACCGCCACCTCGATTTTGATGTTACTCATTGGTCGCAGATTTAGCCTTCGCGACAAAATCACCTTGCAGCAGTCCCTAGACACTCGCGGCATTCGCGGCGGTCTACAACTAGTGAAGTCGATTATTGCCGTGACTATTCTCTTTGAACTAACAGGAGTGTTTGCAATGCTCCCGATTTTTAGTCAACAGATGAGCTTTACAGAAAGTCTTTGGCAATCAATTTTTCTGAGCGTTAATGCTTTTAATAACGCTGGATTTAGCCTATTTACCGATAACTTAATGGGTTATGTCAAAACCCCAATGATAAGTATCATTATTGGGCTATTGATCATCTTTGGTGGCATTGGCTATCAAGTCATCTTGGAGGGTTATCTATGGCTAAGAACAAAATTTTCGCGCAGTCGTGATTACATATCCTTAAGTTTGACCTTTTGCGTAGCTACTAGCACGACGATCGCTCTTTTATTATTTGGCACGATCGCGATTTGGGTCACGGAATTCCAGAACAATGACACCCTTGGCAATTTGTCTCTATTTGATCAAATTGTGGCGGCATGGTTTCAGTCCGTCAGCACCCGTACCGCAGGATTTAACACCATCGATAATGGTAAAATGACCATAACTGCGATGTTTATCTCGATCGCCTTGATGTTCATTGGTGCAAGTCCTGGAAGTACAGGGGGGGGCATCAAGACCACTACTGCTCGCATCCTAGCAAGCTGCACAAGAGCGGCTTTACAAGGTCGCGATCAGGTAAATCTCTATAAACTCCAAGTCCCCAATGGATTGATTTTAAAAGCTGTAGGGGTAGCAGTGGGTTCGCTATTTACGGTGATCTGCTCCACGGGCTTGTTATCCATCACCGATCGCAATATGAGTTTTATCAGTATCCTATTTGAGGCAACTTCAGCCTTCGGCACAGTAGGTTTATCTACAGGGATCACAGGCTCATTATCCACCGCAGGACGGTTAGTGATCATTGCCACTATGTATATCGGACGGGTAGGAATACTACTACTGATGGCAGCGATATTTACCGATACCAAACCTAGTTTGATTAAATATCCTCAAGAATCAATGCTCGTTGGATAA
- a CDS encoding M48 family metallopeptidase — MPRYTGISSEAFRHPLDRQAEQALRSVPGFDLVAGKFVEFMYERPQTIYHIGNSIQVSHRQYATIHRIFRECVADLDVQPEPVLFVSQNPVANSYALGKDHPYIVINSGLLDLLTEEEIRSVLAHELGHIKCGHTTLIQMAMWVMSIVSTLSEMTFGLGGLVSSGLIYAFFEWRRKAELSSDRAALLVTDELDTVLSTMMKLSGGSSAFAHELSLPEFIRQSDAYQELDKDNLNQIYKFMLYNGFGAGSMLSHPFPVERVHYIREWADSEEYRNLKSGNYKRGDTTGAVDVSQSPKEDKNETEAERLKRQIDELQAEINRLKR, encoded by the coding sequence ATGCCACGTTATACAGGAATTTCTAGCGAAGCATTTCGGCATCCCCTCGATCGCCAAGCCGAACAAGCACTCCGTAGTGTACCGGGGTTTGACCTAGTAGCGGGTAAATTTGTCGAGTTCATGTATGAGCGTCCACAGACGATTTACCACATTGGCAATAGTATTCAAGTTAGTCATCGGCAATATGCCACTATTCATCGCATTTTTAGAGAATGCGTCGCTGACCTCGATGTCCAACCAGAGCCAGTTCTCTTTGTTTCCCAAAATCCTGTGGCTAATAGTTATGCTCTCGGTAAAGATCATCCCTACATTGTGATTAATTCGGGACTGCTCGATCTATTAACTGAAGAAGAAATTCGGTCTGTGCTTGCCCATGAACTGGGACATATCAAATGTGGTCACACTACGCTTATTCAGATGGCAATGTGGGTGATGAGCATTGTTTCGACCCTGAGTGAGATGACTTTTGGCTTGGGTGGTTTGGTCAGCAGTGGTTTAATTTACGCTTTCTTTGAATGGCGACGTAAGGCAGAACTATCAAGCGATCGCGCTGCATTATTAGTTACTGATGAGTTAGATACAGTTCTCTCGACAATGATGAAGCTATCGGGTGGAAGTTCTGCTTTTGCCCATGAGTTGAGTTTGCCCGAATTTATCCGCCAATCCGATGCCTATCAAGAACTAGATAAAGACAATCTCAATCAGATCTATAAGTTCATGCTCTATAACGGTTTTGGGGCTGGCTCAATGCTTAGTCATCCATTCCCCGTCGAGAGGGTGCACTATATCCGTGAGTGGGCAGATTCGGAAGAGTATCGTAATCTGAAGTCTGGTAATTACAAGCGTGGTGATACGACTGGTGCGGTCGATGTTTCACAATCTCCAAAGGAAGATAAGAATGAAACTGAAGCTGAACGTCTAAAGCGCCAAATTGATGAACTCCAAGCTGAAATCAATCGCCTCAAGCGTTAG
- a CDS encoding potassium channel family protein, translating to MDISSLSFFRSLRHENKQFAVIGLGRFGRSVCSTLDRLGYEVLAADKDEESVNYVRANNLAAHCLQLDSTNPLALKESGILEIDTVIVAIGNFLEESIVTTLNVKEAGVKHVVAKASSEIHGTLLTKVGADLVVYPEAEMGRALARSLTQRGILERFELDPDNSIVEVMVPEEFDGKTILELKLRGHYGVNVIAVSHDQKFEINPDPNQKLVKGSAIVVIGSNKNISRLPISCDLFNSDGSAVTTQLPLHQSSEVKLK from the coding sequence GTGGATATCTCTTCTTTAAGCTTTTTTCGTAGTCTCCGCCATGAAAACAAGCAATTTGCAGTCATTGGCTTAGGACGTTTTGGTCGCTCCGTATGCTCCACCCTTGATCGACTGGGATACGAAGTCTTAGCAGCAGATAAAGATGAAGAAAGCGTCAATTATGTAAGAGCGAACAATCTAGCCGCCCATTGCCTGCAACTAGATTCCACCAATCCCCTTGCCCTCAAAGAATCGGGTATTCTCGAAATTGATACCGTAATTGTAGCGATCGGTAACTTTTTAGAAGAGAGCATTGTCACTACTTTGAATGTCAAAGAAGCAGGGGTTAAGCATGTTGTGGCAAAGGCTTCCTCGGAGATACATGGCACGTTGCTCACCAAGGTTGGCGCAGATTTGGTTGTTTATCCTGAAGCAGAAATGGGGCGTGCCTTGGCGCGATCGCTAACTCAGCGTGGCATTTTAGAACGCTTTGAGCTAGATCCCGACAATAGCATTGTGGAAGTAATGGTTCCTGAAGAGTTTGATGGTAAAACGATCCTAGAACTCAAGCTGCGTGGTCACTATGGCGTAAACGTGATTGCGGTCAGCCATGATCAAAAGTTTGAAATTAACCCTGATCCTAATCAAAAGTTAGTGAAAGGCTCAGCGATCGTTGTCATCGGCAGTAATAAAAATATTAGTCGTCTACCCATTTCCTGCGACCTATTTAATTCCGACGGTAGTGCCGTCACAACGCAGTTACCCCTACACCAATCTTCTGAGGTAAAACTCAAATAA